One stretch of Thermococcus sp. M36 DNA includes these proteins:
- the nikR gene encoding nickel-responsive transcriptional regulator NikR: MKITRFGVSVPDELLEKFDRIIEEKGYVNRSEAIRDLMRDFIVRHEWEEGEGEVAGTITMVYNHDEAEVVKELLDLQHDYLNEIVSSIHVHMDEHNCLEVIIVKGKAKRIKAIADRLLSLKGVKHGKLVMTGTGRELV, from the coding sequence ATGAAGATCACGCGCTTTGGCGTCTCTGTTCCTGATGAACTGCTTGAGAAGTTCGATCGTATAATCGAGGAGAAGGGCTACGTCAACAGGAGCGAGGCGATAAGGGATCTAATGAGGGACTTTATAGTCAGACACGAGTGGGAGGAAGGCGAGGGGGAAGTGGCGGGGACGATAACCATGGTCTACAACCACGATGAGGCGGAGGTTGTGAAGGAGCTCCTCGACCTTCAGCATGACTATCTCAACGAGATCGTATCGAGCATCCACGTCCATATGGACGAGCACAACTGCCTTGAGGTCATAATAGTCAAAGGAAAGGCGAAGAGGATAAAGGCGATAGCGGACAGGCTCCTGAGCCTGAAGGGCGTCAAACACGGCAAGCTCGTCATGACGGGAACGGGGAGGGAGCTGGTCTAG
- a CDS encoding TIGR00341 family protein codes for MLRLEIYCDEGEGEKVRDVLTKWSLQFYAEEVQSNEHRALKFTVLVPDFVINDVVDELMKAVDLRKGHSSITWAPVSGKSVKYANSVKSLKKFKRHWTLAAIEGLIENANNQAQVDPIQLTLGAVASVIALFGLINDSIVMIISAMLLSPILGPLYGFSLNIVMGKGRDALDAVSSILKLLGVIFLSALLVSLALKFAGSMPAEPTHEILVRGDSGLVYILLAIILGYAGIVAIVSRIPEILAGVSIAAALVPPTTVIGISLAMGWWEVFRGSLVLTVENVLGLLSGSLLGLYVLNVSPRSYYERRAAKLYTKRTMFVLALMLAALVLVELMS; via the coding sequence ATGCTCCGGCTGGAAATCTACTGCGACGAGGGTGAGGGTGAGAAGGTCAGGGATGTTCTGACCAAGTGGAGCCTTCAGTTCTACGCCGAGGAAGTGCAGAGCAACGAGCACCGGGCGCTCAAATTCACCGTTCTCGTGCCGGATTTCGTGATTAACGACGTCGTCGACGAGCTGATGAAGGCAGTTGACCTTCGGAAGGGGCATTCATCGATAACCTGGGCACCCGTCAGCGGGAAGTCCGTGAAATACGCCAACTCGGTAAAGTCTCTTAAAAAGTTCAAGCGCCACTGGACCCTGGCGGCCATAGAGGGGCTCATTGAGAATGCCAACAACCAGGCCCAGGTTGACCCGATCCAGCTCACCCTCGGTGCGGTGGCCTCGGTTATAGCCCTTTTTGGCCTCATCAACGACAGCATAGTCATGATAATCTCGGCCATGCTCCTCTCGCCAATCCTCGGCCCGCTCTACGGCTTCTCTCTCAATATCGTCATGGGCAAGGGCAGGGATGCCCTCGATGCAGTTTCCTCAATCCTAAAGCTTCTCGGTGTCATATTTCTCTCGGCCCTTCTGGTGTCCCTGGCTCTCAAGTTTGCCGGCTCGATGCCGGCCGAGCCCACCCACGAGATACTCGTCCGCGGCGATTCTGGCCTCGTCTACATTCTCCTAGCGATAATCCTTGGCTACGCTGGGATAGTTGCTATAGTGAGCAGAATTCCGGAGATTCTCGCGGGGGTTTCCATAGCGGCCGCCCTTGTTCCACCGACGACGGTAATAGGGATCTCTCTGGCCATGGGGTGGTGGGAGGTTTTCAGAGGCTCCCTTGTACTGACGGTTGAAAACGTGCTTGGCCTTCTCAGCGGTTCTCTCCTCGGCCTCTACGTCCTCAACGTCTCTCCAAGGAGCTACTATGAAAGGAGGGCGGCGAAGCTCTACACGAAGAGAACGATGTTCGTGCTTGCCCTCATGCTTGCCGCTCTCGTCCTTGTGGAACTCATGAGTTAG
- a CDS encoding TrpB-like pyridoxal phosphate-dependent enzyme, which yields MKAVLPDGKIPRKWYNILPDLPEPLAPPLDPETDEPMEPEKLLRIFAEELVKQEMSTERYIEIPRKVRELYAKIGRPTPLFRATNLEKALGTPARIYFKYEGATVTGSHKINTALAQAYYAKEQGIEKLITETGAGQWGTALSLAGALLGLKVRVYMARASYAQKPYRKTIMRLYGAEVYPSPSERTEIGRRFLREDPNHPGGLGIAISEAIEDVLRDGNARYALGSVLNHVLMHQTVIGLEAMEQMREFEEPDVIIGCVGGGSNFAGLAYPFVKEVLEGKADYEFIAVEPRAAPTMTRGVYRYDFGDSGGYTPKMKMHTLGHTYYVPPIHAGGLRYHGLAPTLSVLINHGVVTPVAYHQNDVFRAAELFTRTEGIIPAPESAHAVKGAIGQAIRAKAEGREEVILFNLSGHGLLDLKGYEDYLDGKLEDYEPEHFPALGG from the coding sequence ATGAAAGCCGTTCTGCCGGATGGAAAGATACCCAGGAAATGGTACAACATACTGCCAGACCTTCCGGAACCCCTGGCACCGCCGCTTGACCCGGAAACCGATGAGCCCATGGAACCGGAGAAGTTGCTGAGGATTTTCGCGGAGGAGTTAGTAAAGCAGGAGATGAGCACCGAGCGCTACATTGAGATTCCGAGGAAGGTCCGTGAGCTCTACGCCAAGATAGGGCGGCCGACACCTCTCTTTAGGGCCACAAACCTCGAGAAAGCCCTGGGAACTCCGGCAAGGATTTACTTTAAGTACGAGGGTGCAACGGTGACGGGAAGCCACAAGATAAACACCGCCTTGGCCCAGGCCTACTATGCCAAGGAGCAGGGGATTGAGAAGCTTATAACGGAAACCGGAGCCGGACAGTGGGGAACGGCTTTAAGCCTGGCCGGGGCGCTGCTTGGACTCAAGGTCAGGGTTTACATGGCCCGCGCCAGCTACGCCCAGAAGCCCTACAGGAAGACAATAATGCGCCTCTACGGGGCGGAGGTCTATCCAAGCCCGAGCGAAAGGACTGAAATCGGGCGGAGATTCCTGAGGGAGGATCCCAACCATCCAGGGGGCCTTGGAATAGCCATCAGCGAGGCCATAGAGGACGTTCTCCGCGATGGGAATGCCCGCTACGCCCTCGGGAGTGTCTTGAATCACGTCCTCATGCATCAGACCGTCATAGGACTCGAGGCCATGGAGCAGATGAGGGAGTTTGAAGAGCCGGACGTTATAATCGGCTGCGTTGGCGGTGGAAGCAACTTCGCCGGCTTGGCATATCCCTTCGTTAAGGAGGTCCTCGAAGGGAAAGCCGACTACGAGTTCATAGCGGTCGAGCCCAGGGCAGCCCCCACAATGACCAGGGGAGTTTACAGGTACGACTTCGGGGATTCCGGCGGCTACACACCAAAGATGAAGATGCACACCCTCGGTCACACCTACTACGTGCCCCCGATCCACGCCGGGGGACTGCGCTACCACGGCCTCGCCCCAACGCTCAGCGTCCTCATAAACCACGGAGTAGTCACTCCGGTGGCCTATCATCAGAACGACGTTTTCCGGGCGGCGGAGCTCTTTACGAGGACCGAAGGAATAATCCCGGCCCCAGAGAGCGCCCACGCAGTAAAAGGAGCTATAGGCCAGGCCATAAGGGCAAAAGCGGAGGGAAGGGAAGAGGTCATCCTCTTCAATCTCAGCGGGCATGGACTCCTCGACCTCAAGGGATACGAGGACTACCTCGATGGAAAACTCGAGGACTACGAACCGGAGCACTTTCCGGCGCTTGGGGGCTGA
- a CDS encoding Ribonuclease P protein component 3 yields the protein MSVGTPLEDGEGEVSFSRDHFVEMDVRSEEAYELASEWFDEVVFTRKLVLDGPPDWGELKDELRLLRERYEKVALLLVTSRPGLIKEVKKRNLRALLYVQGGDMRVNRLAIENGVDALISPWFGRKDPGFDHTLAGMAARRGVAIGFSLAPLLSAGPYERVQILRFMTKTWQLVDKYGVPRFITSSAETRWEVRGPGDLMGLGRNIGMDAPRARASLNFYPRRLLKKVWGAQPPSAGKCSGS from the coding sequence ATGAGCGTCGGGACGCCCCTTGAGGATGGGGAGGGGGAGGTATCCTTCTCCCGCGACCACTTCGTTGAGATGGACGTGAGGAGCGAGGAAGCCTACGAGCTGGCCAGTGAGTGGTTTGATGAGGTCGTCTTCACGAGGAAGCTCGTTCTTGATGGTCCCCCCGACTGGGGCGAGCTCAAGGATGAGCTCAGGCTCCTCCGTGAGAGGTACGAAAAGGTCGCCCTCCTGCTCGTTACAAGCAGGCCGGGTCTGATAAAGGAGGTAAAGAAGAGAAACCTCCGTGCCCTCCTCTACGTTCAGGGCGGCGATATGAGGGTGAACCGCCTTGCCATTGAGAACGGTGTTGATGCCCTCATAAGCCCCTGGTTCGGGAGAAAGGATCCGGGATTTGACCACACTCTTGCGGGAATGGCCGCCAGGAGGGGAGTCGCCATAGGGTTCTCCCTCGCGCCCCTGCTCTCTGCGGGCCCCTACGAGAGGGTTCAGATCCTCCGCTTCATGACGAAGACCTGGCAGCTGGTGGACAAATACGGTGTGCCGAGGTTCATCACGAGCTCCGCGGAGACGAGGTGGGAGGTTCGCGGACCCGGTGATCTGATGGGTCTCGGGAGAAACATAGGCATGGACGCCCCAAGGGCGAGGGCGAGCCTGAACTTCTATCCGAGGAGGCTTCTGAAAAAAGTTTGGGGGGCTCAGCCCCCAAGCGCCGGAAAGTGCTCCGGTTCGTAG
- a CDS encoding RNA-binding protein encodes MAKIRAHHIRITTFIHATEDEDKVLEAIATFIPEEIDEEDIIFDIDETTGFFGNPIKVVNVEIKRSKAVRLFIDYFKELLSEGDRRYLLDHIDEKVDEEGTFYVRFNKQKAYLGESEIDEGSDVVQVRIKVKAFPMRKEAVVRAVREWLEE; translated from the coding sequence ATGGCAAAGATAAGGGCGCATCACATCAGAATTACCACGTTTATCCACGCCACCGAGGACGAGGACAAGGTTCTTGAGGCGATAGCGACCTTCATCCCCGAGGAGATAGATGAGGAGGACATAATCTTCGATATCGACGAGACCACGGGGTTCTTCGGCAACCCCATTAAGGTCGTCAACGTCGAAATCAAGCGGAGCAAGGCCGTTAGGCTGTTCATAGACTACTTCAAAGAGTTGCTGAGCGAGGGGGACAGGCGCTACCTCCTGGACCACATTGATGAGAAGGTCGATGAGGAGGGAACCTTCTACGTCCGCTTCAACAAGCAGAAAGCGTATCTCGGCGAGTCGGAAATAGATGAGGGGTCGGACGTGGTGCAGGTCAGGATAAAGGTCAAGGCCTTCCCCATGAGGAAGGAAGCGGTCGTCAGAGCCGTTCGGGAGTGGCTGGAGGAATGA
- a CDS encoding AbrB family transcriptional regulator, translating into MDSKRRLYISKELRKSLPQEVYLIRVEDGILIIPKPDDSLKELEELGKRLPNLTLEELKREIIREVEKLAGK; encoded by the coding sequence GTGGATTCGAAGAGGAGGTTATACATCTCGAAAGAACTGAGGAAGAGCCTTCCTCAAGAAGTCTATCTCATCAGGGTCGAGGACGGTATTCTCATAATCCCCAAACCGGACGATTCCCTAAAGGAGCTCGAAGAACTGGGTAAGAGGCTCCCCAACTTGACACTTGAAGAGCTAAAGAGGGAGATAATAAGGGAAGTCGAAAAGCTCGCAGGTAAGTGA
- a CDS encoding PQQ-like beta-propeller repeat protein: protein MNRRVSIFVLFVVMILTTTYPDNALAQNWTLGDAVISEGGMYALTENGTIVKMTLTGIPEWTIKIPDEIHVLNIVSASDGVLLVGDEVLAKFSTDGDLIWAKNMSVDDATALPNGNVAFTRGNIVGVLDSNGNVLWTGRLTLGRINESLSSGSVQLTTITYIEKIIIVAGTASFSEDPKSHIFLAVISLNGTLNWAEVLNTGYYDRPEESSPLGGYAVFAGVYGGGSDAPWIADYFVLQVSSDGEIKWFNSYQCPREEDWDDFWSIKVRGVSCNEKMCALGTTTGTFVIDENGTPLAYLNTTGKVAEIVDGSLRVLSNGALLKINPEKNAEAGKCYMGLVPFSEMPVQVEIRPAEFSAPDVPLNVLVVQRTERSGEEHSGFKPRSEKRWNNGEYVGIAPLIAVILVVTLMLAKRES, encoded by the coding sequence GTGAACCGACGAGTTTCTATCTTTGTTCTTTTTGTTGTTATGATTTTAACCACCACATATCCGGACAATGCGCTCGCTCAAAACTGGACGCTCGGAGATGCCGTGATTTCAGAGGGGGGAATGTACGCTCTAACAGAGAACGGCACCATAGTAAAGATGACCCTTACCGGGATTCCTGAATGGACCATCAAAATTCCAGACGAAATTCATGTTCTTAACATTGTCTCGGCCAGTGATGGCGTTCTTCTTGTAGGCGATGAAGTTCTAGCCAAGTTCAGTACAGATGGGGACCTCATCTGGGCAAAAAACATGAGCGTGGATGATGCAACGGCTCTGCCAAATGGAAACGTTGCGTTTACCCGTGGAAACATTGTTGGGGTTCTGGACTCAAACGGGAACGTTCTATGGACCGGCCGGCTTACACTGGGGCGAATCAACGAATCATTGTCCAGTGGAAGTGTACAACTAACCACCATAACATACATTGAAAAGATAATCATCGTAGCGGGAACCGCCAGTTTTTCCGAAGACCCCAAGTCTCACATTTTCCTCGCGGTGATTTCGTTAAACGGGACTCTCAACTGGGCCGAAGTCCTCAACACGGGTTATTATGATAGGCCTGAGGAATCATCACCATTGGGGGGTTATGCCGTCTTTGCAGGTGTCTACGGCGGTGGAAGCGATGCGCCGTGGATAGCCGATTACTTTGTCCTGCAGGTTTCTTCGGACGGTGAAATTAAGTGGTTTAATTCCTATCAATGTCCCCGCGAGGAAGATTGGGACGACTTCTGGAGTATAAAAGTACGGGGTGTATCCTGTAACGAAAAGATGTGCGCTCTTGGAACCACGACGGGGACTTTTGTCATTGATGAAAATGGAACCCCCTTAGCGTATCTCAATACTACCGGGAAGGTCGCAGAAATCGTTGATGGCTCCTTACGTGTTCTCTCAAACGGGGCTCTGCTTAAGATTAATCCTGAAAAAAATGCCGAAGCAGGAAAGTGTTACATGGGGTTGGTACCTTTCAGTGAGATGCCGGTTCAAGTGGAAATTCGCCCTGCGGAGTTCAGTGCACCAGACGTCCCTTTGAATGTGCTGGTAGTGCAGAGAACGGAACGTTCTGGTGAAGAACATTCCGGATTTAAACCCCGATCCGAGAAACGGTGGAACAATGGAGAATACGTGGGTATTGCGCCCTTAATCGCGGTAATACTCGTGGTCACTCTAATGTTGGCCAAACGTGAGTCGTAG
- a CDS encoding 50S ribosomal protein L15e, translating to MGMYKYIREAWKSPKKSYVGELLKVRMIKWRREPVVVRIERPTRLDRARNLGYQAKQGYVMVRVRVRKGGRKRPRWKGGRKPSKMGQVKYSPKKSLQWIAEEKAARKFPNLEVLNSYWVGEDGMYRWFEVIMVDPHHPVIKADPKINWIAGKAHKGRVFRGLTSAGRKSRGLGNKGKGAEKVRPSIRANKGRGK from the coding sequence ATGGGAATGTACAAGTACATTAGGGAAGCCTGGAAGAGCCCCAAGAAGAGCTACGTCGGGGAGCTTCTCAAGGTTAGGATGATAAAGTGGAGGAGAGAGCCGGTCGTCGTGAGGATCGAGAGGCCGACCAGGCTGGACAGGGCTAGGAACCTCGGCTACCAGGCCAAGCAGGGCTACGTCATGGTTCGCGTTCGCGTGAGGAAAGGCGGAAGGAAGAGGCCCAGGTGGAAGGGCGGAAGGAAGCCGAGCAAGATGGGTCAGGTCAAGTACAGCCCGAAGAAGAGCCTCCAGTGGATAGCCGAGGAGAAGGCCGCTCGCAAGTTCCCCAACCTTGAGGTCCTCAACAGCTACTGGGTCGGCGAGGACGGAATGTACAGGTGGTTTGAGGTCATAATGGTCGACCCACACCACCCGGTCATCAAGGCTGACCCCAAGATCAACTGGATAGCCGGAAAGGCCCACAAGGGCAGGGTCTTCCGTGGACTCACCAGCGCCGGCAGGAAGAGCAGGGGACTTGGGAACAAGGGTAAGGGCGCCGAGAAGGTCAGGCCCAGCATAAGGGCCAACAAGGGCAGGGGCAAGTGA
- a CDS encoding Xaa-Pro peptidase family protein, protein MRLQKLVSLMKERNFDGALISPGTNLYYLTGLRIHEAGERLTILVVSADGDYRLLAPSLYENVVRNFPVAFWRDGENPYDKLAWILAELHLSNGRLLIEDTMRADWLINVIRLGPFEFYPLSSLVRELRMRKDKHEIEMMGHAAKAADRVFEEILSWDLVGMRERELALKIELAIRELSDGISFPPIVASGENAANPHHEPGERRLRKGDMVILDYGARWKGYCSDITRTIALGRPNEKLVEIYEVVKEAQERAYRAVREGVEAKEVDRAAREVIEKAGYGEYFTHRTGHGLGLDVHEEPYIGPDGNVALKNGMTFTVEPGVYLPGLGGVRIEDDVVVHDGRGKRLTRAERELIQL, encoded by the coding sequence ATGCGCCTTCAAAAACTCGTATCCCTCATGAAGGAAAGGAACTTCGACGGTGCTCTAATAAGCCCCGGAACGAACCTCTACTACCTCACGGGGCTGAGGATACACGAGGCAGGTGAGAGACTCACGATTTTGGTTGTAAGTGCCGACGGCGATTACAGGCTCCTAGCTCCAAGCCTCTACGAGAACGTGGTCAGAAACTTCCCGGTTGCCTTCTGGCGCGACGGAGAGAACCCCTACGACAAGCTCGCCTGGATCCTGGCGGAGCTCCACCTTTCCAACGGCAGACTTCTGATAGAGGACACGATGCGCGCTGACTGGCTGATAAACGTCATAAGGCTCGGCCCCTTCGAGTTCTATCCCCTGAGCTCGCTCGTGAGGGAGCTCCGCATGAGGAAGGATAAGCACGAGATAGAGATGATGGGACATGCCGCCAAGGCCGCCGACAGGGTTTTCGAGGAGATTCTGAGCTGGGATTTGGTGGGAATGCGCGAGCGGGAGCTTGCCCTGAAGATAGAGCTCGCCATCAGGGAGCTCAGCGACGGGATCTCCTTCCCGCCGATAGTAGCGAGTGGAGAGAACGCGGCCAATCCCCACCACGAGCCCGGTGAGAGAAGGCTCAGAAAGGGGGACATGGTAATACTCGACTACGGAGCGAGGTGGAAAGGCTACTGCTCGGACATCACAAGGACAATAGCCCTCGGCAGGCCGAACGAGAAGCTCGTGGAGATTTACGAGGTCGTCAAGGAGGCGCAGGAGAGAGCTTACAGGGCTGTCCGTGAGGGAGTTGAGGCTAAAGAGGTGGACAGAGCGGCAAGAGAGGTCATAGAGAAGGCCGGCTACGGCGAGTACTTCACCCACCGGACGGGACACGGCCTTGGCCTGGACGTTCACGAGGAGCCGTACATCGGCCCGGACGGAAATGTAGCCCTCAAAAATGGCATGACCTTCACTGTGGAGCCCGGAGTGTACCTTCCCGGCCTCGGAGGGGTTCGCATAGAGGACGACGTCGTCGTTCACGATGGGAGAGGAAAAAGGCTGACAAGAGCGGAGAGGGAGCTCATCCAGCTTTGA
- a CDS encoding amidohydrolase, producing MVVDLKAFVNGRIYVSFKPLKVADAILVDSGRVIYAGSSEKARKLAEELNGEVIDLRGKVILPGFIDSHLHLEELGMYLETLDLRAVRSIAKLKKKLGSYAKKAKTTWILGHGWDQELFEEKRWPTRWDLDEVVEDRPVMLSRVCLHAAVLNTKAMEMAGLLDAELPGVVRDGDGEVTGVVKEEAFELAREKFKETLTLQDYEHFVKVAADYIASLGITAVGTVSVEEKTLKALSNLEERGELKIRVFAYLDPGKREVKEGSMFGNLDVLEALRKLGIRRGFGRGKLRINGVKVLADGSLGARTAWLSEPYSDAETEGYPNISKGLLEKIVREAHEAGLQMAVHGIGDATIDMILDVYSSLNGSERMRHRIEHASILRPDQIERMAELGIVAAVQPHFVITDWWVMKRVGEKRAHWIYPFRSILKAGVVLGFGTDSPIEPANPWETVYAAVTRGKYEGVDAYEYTKDECLTIEEALHAYTYGSAYTLHAENELGTLEEGKLADFIIVSDDPFEVNEKRLGEIRVLETYVSGERVFKAG from the coding sequence ATGGTGGTTGATTTGAAGGCGTTCGTCAATGGAAGGATCTACGTCTCTTTTAAACCGCTGAAAGTCGCTGACGCTATTCTGGTCGACTCGGGCAGGGTCATCTACGCGGGTTCGAGCGAGAAAGCCAGGAAACTCGCAGAGGAGCTCAACGGAGAGGTTATTGACCTTCGGGGCAAAGTCATTCTCCCGGGATTCATCGACTCCCACCTCCACCTTGAGGAGCTTGGAATGTACCTCGAAACCCTTGACCTGAGGGCCGTAAGGAGCATAGCCAAGCTGAAGAAGAAACTTGGGAGCTACGCAAAAAAAGCCAAGACCACGTGGATACTCGGCCACGGCTGGGATCAGGAACTCTTTGAGGAAAAAAGGTGGCCGACGCGCTGGGATCTGGACGAAGTCGTCGAAGACAGACCGGTCATGTTATCGCGTGTTTGTCTACACGCGGCGGTGCTGAACACTAAGGCCATGGAGATGGCGGGCCTCCTTGATGCGGAGCTTCCGGGCGTTGTTAGGGACGGGGACGGCGAAGTTACAGGCGTCGTCAAGGAGGAGGCCTTTGAGCTCGCCCGCGAGAAGTTCAAGGAGACATTGACGCTCCAGGATTACGAGCACTTCGTGAAGGTGGCGGCAGATTATATTGCCTCCCTCGGAATAACAGCCGTTGGAACAGTCAGCGTGGAAGAAAAAACCCTCAAAGCTCTCTCCAACCTTGAGGAGCGCGGGGAGCTTAAGATAAGGGTTTTCGCTTACCTCGACCCTGGGAAGAGGGAGGTAAAAGAAGGTTCCATGTTCGGGAACCTTGACGTCCTTGAGGCCCTCAGGAAGCTCGGAATCAGGAGGGGCTTCGGAAGAGGGAAGCTCAGGATAAACGGGGTAAAGGTTCTCGCCGACGGTTCTCTCGGAGCGAGGACCGCATGGCTGAGCGAACCTTACAGCGACGCCGAGACGGAAGGCTACCCCAACATCTCGAAGGGACTTCTCGAAAAAATCGTGAGGGAAGCTCACGAAGCTGGGCTTCAGATGGCCGTCCATGGTATAGGCGATGCCACCATAGACATGATACTGGACGTCTACTCTTCGCTCAACGGTTCCGAAAGGATGAGGCACAGGATAGAGCACGCCTCGATTCTAAGGCCGGACCAAATTGAGAGAATGGCCGAGCTGGGGATTGTCGCTGCTGTCCAGCCCCACTTCGTGATAACCGATTGGTGGGTGATGAAAAGGGTTGGGGAGAAGAGGGCGCACTGGATATACCCGTTTAGGAGCATTCTTAAAGCCGGGGTTGTCCTTGGGTTTGGCACTGATTCGCCGATAGAACCGGCAAATCCCTGGGAGACTGTGTATGCGGCCGTAACCCGCGGAAAGTATGAGGGCGTGGATGCCTATGAGTACACGAAGGACGAGTGTCTAACCATTGAGGAGGCGCTCCACGCCTACACATACGGCTCGGCCTACACACTTCACGCTGAGAATGAACTCGGAACTCTTGAGGAAGGAAAGCTCGCGGACTTCATAATCGTGAGTGACGATCCGTTTGAGGTCAATGAAAAGAGGCTGGGGGAAATAAGGGTGCTCGAAACCTACGTCTCTGGCGAGAGGGTCTTCAAAGCTGGATGA